Part of the Petrotoga olearia DSM 13574 genome, AACTACCTCCTTCTCCTAAAAGTCTTCCTTTTAAATGATCCAATTTAAGATCATCAATTACTTTTTCCAATCGTTCCTCGTCTAACTTTCTTCCCATAACGATATTGCTTTCAAGCGTTTCATTGAAAATTCCAACAGTTTGAGAGTAATATCCAACATATTTGAACACTGCCAGGGGGTAGGTCCCTTTTAATTCATTACCTAGGATTCTTACTTCTCCTTCATAGTTTTGCTCTAATCCAAGTAGTATATTGAGTAAAATGGATTTTCCTTCTCCTGATAAACCTACAATAGCAATTGTTTCTCCATGCTGAACGTTTAAGGAAATTTTTTTTAGAAATGGTTTATCAGGTTCAAAACCAAAACTGACATCTTTCAGACTATATACGGGGACCTTTGGAACCGGAAATATTTCATTCTTCGTGTAATTCTTTTGTGCGTGTTCTGCTTCGTCGAAATACTTAAGGATGGTATCAAGATTTGCAGAAACACGTACTGCAATTCGGGCTAATTCCCTAAATAGGTATAAAGGTTCCGTCACAAAGGAAAAATATGTCCACAATGCCCATATTGTTCCAACTGTCATACGTCCATTAATTACTAAAAAACTTCCATATACCAAGATTATTAGACGAGAAAAATAATCTGGCAGATCAACCATCAATTTATCAAACCTTGATCTTGGTATTTCTGCTTCTACTACTGAGTTCGTAATCTTTTGGTATATTCTTTCATATTCATTTTCACGTTTTGATTTTGCTTCTCCAGCAAAAATTTCATGGAGATTTTCGAAAGTTTCAACTATGAAATTCGTTGCTTGTCTCATTAATTCATACCCTCGGGAATAAGGGCGATGGCTTACTCGATCAATAATATTTGTGTATAGACCTACAATTGCCACATTCACCACATACAAGAAGAAAAAGAATTTACTCCAAGCGAAAACCATTACCAAAATTAGTACCATTCGTATAAGCACAAAAATGTTGCGAATAAAACCATAATCAAGAACGACAAAAGCTTCGTTAAGTTGATTATTAATCAAAGAGGCATAGTATGCCGAACCTTGTTGCTTAAGTTTTTTCCAAGGGAAAAAGAAAGAGAGTTTGAAAATACGATTTGATAGATCCGCGGCAGCTTTGAATTTTTCACGTAAATAAATTTGATCGCCAATGTAGGTTAAGATAAACGAGGCAGTGTATAAGATAGCTAAAAGATAAATGGAGTTCCATTCCATTTGCATATTTATAGTTAACCCGTCTATGATGTTTCTTACCAGCAATGGAATGAAAAAACCGAATACAATTGATGATGTTGCAAGAAAGCCACCAATCAATATGGGTATAAGCCTTCGTTTCCCAATCAAAGAATAAAAAGATATTATCTTACGCAAGTTTGTTAAATTCATTTCTCCTCCTTTATAAATGGAAATCATGTTTAAAGGAAAAGAGGGACACTACTCCCTTAGCTAGGTAAATTTAACTCGAGATTAATTAACCTCTATTTTCGGGAAAAAAATCAGGCTCACTTTCTCTTAATCTAAAACTGCATCTGGATTATTTTCTTCTAGGTTCATTACTACTTTATTAAATAGCATTAAAACACAAACGACAATTAAAGTCAAACCAGATAGAATGAACATAAGTCCTATCCCTCTGTTTTTCCCAACACCTATTAAAGAGCCAATCCACGTATTCGCTAATGTGCCTCCATCTATAAGAAGTGGATTGAATACTTTTTCTGCCAAAACACCTGATAATACAATTGCAACTGGGGTTATAATTTTCAAAAGTCCATCTATCACAGCGCCCACTCTTCCCAAAACGTTACCCTCAATTTTTAGCTGCATTATGGTACCCAATGTTGCATTTGTGAATGGAACAGGCAACATGAATATGAAAAATCCCACACCAATTATATACCAAAGAGGCGATACACCCATCACACACAAACCTATACCTGATAGTATGAGCCCAATAAATATCACTTTTACCCTATTTTTAATAGTTGGTATAACACTTGCAACTAACCCTCCTAAAACTAATGCTATTCCCGATATGGAATTTACCATCCCATAAATTACGGAATTATAATTACCCATTATTATTGGGCCAACAAGTACTATGCACAAATTAGCTATGAAATTTAACAGGGCGAATACAGCTATGAGTGAGAAAAAACCTTGTTTTCTTTTTAAATATGTGAGGGTATATTTAAAATCATTGATTATATTACCCATATTCACCCTTTTATCTTCGATAACAGGCTGTGGAATTTTTTGTGATAGAACTGTCCCTATTGCTACAAAGAATGTTATAAAATCGATTGTTAATAAACCTGATAAATCAATTAAAGGGTATAGAGCTCCTGCTACTACAGGTGCTATTATATTTTGAATGGATGGGATTAATTGCATCATTCCATTTGCCCTACCAAGGTTTTTCTTAGGAACAATTTCCGGGATAGAGGCAGTGAATGCAGGACTCTGAAATGTCCCAAATACTGCAGATATGAAGTTAATTGGGAAAATCATCCATAGTTTCATTTGCCCCGTTATAAGCAATATGATCATAAAGATTTTTAAAAGTGCGTCAAATGCGTCCGTGAATATAATTATATTTTTCCTATTTTTCCTATCAGCAAATGTTCCTGCGATCGGTGCAAAGATTATCCCTGGTAAAATTCGCATTAAAACAGTCATAGTAAAAGTCATTGCACTTCCAGTTGTTTCTAAAACCCAGACAGATAACCCAAAAGTTGTCAAACCAGAGCCTAAAATAGAGACAAATTGCCCTATCCAAATTATCATAAATTTAGTCATAGATTTTTCTGGATTTGACTTATTTTGATTCATCCCTTTTAACCTCCCGATAATACCTTATGGAAACAAGTATTGATTTCACTATTTTGATTTCTCGACATTCTGCACTCCTTCTCTCACAGCTCTTATTGTTACACCGATTTTGATTAATAGTGTAATTGTAATAATGCTTCCTATAAAGGCTAATAACCAATTGTAGCGAAAACCTATCTGATCTGCGATATAACCACTTACCAAAGGAATAGTGAATCCAAACAGGGATCCAGCAGCAGAAATAGCTGAAATATAAGATGCTCTCCTCTCACTTGGAATAAGATCATGAACCCATACTGAACTAGCACTCATATCTATGCCCAATCCCAATTCGATTAAACAGGCACCTATGTAGAAAGCTACAATTGAAGTGTGAGAAGCAATTGTAATAGAACCTATTGCAATTAAACCTTGCCCCATTATTGATACTTTCACACCTTCAAAACGCTTTAGAAGTATGCCTGCTAAACTATTTCCGACTGCTAAAACTACAAGAAAAATGGCCATTGTGAAACCTAAGTATGCAGTAGGCAATTTAAGCTCTTTGACCATATATAATTGCCATATCATTACAAAGGTCTGGAATGCGATTCTTCCTGTCATAGAGCGAATCAAAATTAATCTCATGGTGGTACTTTTAAAAATATCAATTGTGTTTCGAACAAGGGCTTTCCTAAATGAAATTGCCCTATCTCCGTAATTTTCATTTAAAATGAAAATAAGAATGATGGATGTCCCAAGTCCCATTATACCAGCAACCAATAAGGGAAAATCCGGACGACCAATTGCAAGAAGAGAGGACAATAAAGCCACAATGGCACCGAATATTAGTGAAATTGCATTTGCATTAGGAAACACTTTCGTTTTTAAATGCGATCGACCTTCTTTAGTAATTTCATCTACAAACCAAGCTCCTGGAGTACCACTAATCAACGATACGCCGACTGCCCACAATAAAATACTCAAGATAAAAGTGAATAGATTACTTGCTTGGAAAAATACCAGTAAACCGATGGACCATATAAAAAATCCTAACACTAACGATCTTTTCCGACCGTATTTATCTGCAATGTTTCCAGTTGGATAGTCAAATATACTTAACGCTATTGAAGAAATCGCTAATACCTGTCCAATTTGAAATGAAGTTAATCCCCTTATACCCATATGAGCAACATAGACAGTCCCAAATAATTTATCAATACCCTCATAAAGCATAATAATAAAATAATATTTCATTATTGTAGAGTCAAGTTTGATTGATTTACCAAAACGCCCCATAGGTCAGACCCTCCAGTTTTCATAAGATTATTGCCTTTAAAAACTCTAAAATCTAATATATGGGGTCTCTTTTCCCTCACTTCCCACCCCTTATGACCTCTATCCTTAAACCTCTTTACAAAGTATGTCATTGGACTGTTCTGCCACAGGAGGTTTTCTCTACGCTCCCCATAAATTAATGACAGCTTCTTTGTTCTCTCTCCCAAAGAAGGATAGGATCAAAAAAATAACTACGCCGATAATTGACATAATCCAAAGAACCGTATACGCCCAATCTATAAAAAATATAAGAAAAGAAAAAAGATAAAAAGGTAATGTTACAAAGCCTAAAAACTTATTTAAAAAGGTATTTGAAGAAAGCAATGAAATCCCGCCTTCTCTTTGTATCCCCAAACTCCCTATAGACGTAAATAAAGAAAGGATCAAAACTGAGCCCAAATGCGAAAATACAGCTTCATAACCGAATGTCTTTAAGATTATTATTGATACTAAGAACGTGAAAATTGATAAAATCATTCCAATAATAACTGAAAACATAACATCCTTAAAGTAAACTTTTTTCAGCGAGAGATGAGTCGATGCGATTGCTTCGAGAAAACCACTCATCATTTCCCTCACATTTTCACATATCCCAAAAATCATGGTAGTGAATAGTAAAGATACAAAGGGTAATAGAACTTCTAAAGATAGATAAGGATTAACGATTCCAATAAAACATGCCATACCTATCATCATAGCCAGGCTTACAATCAAAGTTTTTATTCCCTTTTTTAAAAAGATGAGATCTTTCCACAATATGGCGTCTATTTTTATTTTCATAGTCTTGCTATAGCCACCTTTTCTTTATTTATTTTCCTTATGATTCCTAAGAATATAGCGATCAAAATCGCTGAAACGATCAGTGTTATTATAACCATTAACCTGAGTGAGTAAGTTAAGAAAAAAGCACTCAGATTCAAAAAGAGAACCGCAAATATAAAGACTCCTGAGTTAATAAGTGTGGTAACTGTGATGTTTGCAAAGAACCAGTAACAACTCCCCACCAAACCCTCTATACTAAAGACAAAGGGAACCGCTATTGCCAAGATCAGAAGATTATTTATTGAAGGAATTACAATTTCATTATACATTATCCAGGAAATGAATGTTGAAATAAAAAGGATTATCCACCCCAGACAAAGGGAAACAATCGTTATTAAACGTGCCTTAATAAGAAGTATTTTTCTGACTGAATAATGCGTGGCAAGGATACTTTCTAACGATCTATCTGAAATTTCCATAAAAAATATTTTGTTATTTAAGTTAAACCCAACGATTAAAGGAATCAATAGTATTAGATTTGAATAACTTTGCTGAAATTTTTCAATTGATATTAAGGATGAAATAGCTATAAATAAGCCAAGTATTATTGAAAAAAGAAAGGAACCCTTGGATTTTTTTAAAACAGTGAGATCTTTCCATAGGATTGCGTTCATCTTTTCACCCCTTTTAATGCTCTCGTTACAAGGCCTTTTCTAGCTTCTGGTTCGGATTTTAATAGCTTTAAATATAGATCTTCCAACCCTTCTTCTTCTGTTTTCATCTCCTGAACTTTTACACCTGTTTTTGCCAGTACTTCAAATATTCTTCCAGAATCATTCCCTTCGATGTAAATCGTATTACCATCGATTTCTATTTTCATTTCTTTACTTAATTCTTCTACCCAAGGCCCAATTTCTTTTACTTTTACAACAGTTCTTCTTGCACTGAAACGACTTTTTAATTCTTCATAAGAACCTTGTGCTACCATCTCGCCATGGTTTATAATCGCTATATTCGAACATATCTTTTCTACTTCTTCAAGATCATGTGATGTCAGAAATACTGTCTTTCCTTCCTTTTTGAGAGCAAGAAGCATTTCTCTTATCAACGTTCTTGCTTCAGGATCCAATCCAAGCGTAGGTTCATCGAGAAAAATTAAAGTGGGATCACAGATAAGAGCCCTGGCAAGGGTTAATCTTCTGGTCATACCATGGGAATATGTGGCGACGGGCTTATCCTTTACTTCCCACAACCCTGCAAAAGTAAGAAGACTTTCAATCCTTTCTTTCCTTTCACTGGGACTAGAATCTTCATAATATATCCTGTCAAAGAATTCCATATTTTCATATCCCGTAAGGATGTAAGATACACCCAAACTCTCAAGCATGAAGCCTATCTTTTTTCTCTTTTTGTCATATTCCTTTGATGTAACATCAACACCAAATACCTTTATTGTACCTTTAGTTGGTTTTAAAATGTTTAAAATTAGTCTAACCATGGTTGTTTTACCCGCACCATTAGGTCCCAACAATCCAAAAGTTTCTCCTTCTTTAATTGAGATGTCTATATTCCTCAAAGCAGCCTCTTCTTTTCCTTTGTATTCTTTGCAAAGATTTTTTATTTCTATAATATCCATATCAAATCCATCTCCCTCCAAACAAAGTGGTCGATACTTGTAAAACTTGCTACCTGATTTAACGGTCAACTTGCCAACCAATTACTTTTTTTATACTTCTGAATTTTTTGCTTGTTGAAATAATTTTTGCGTTTCTGTGTTTTACAAACTTCTTTTGGGCTCGCCACGCCATTTTTTTCTTATTCAACCATCAGTCTTTTGCCAAAGATATCTACGAAGTAGATGATTCCTAATATAGCCATTAATCCCAGAAATATCAAAATAAGATTTTGCCAGTTTTCTAAAATAATTAACTTTTCCCACAGATTTCCATTCATTCCCACAAAAATTAAGAATAAAAAAAGAAGGATTCTAACTATGAATGGGTTATCAAACACGAGAAGCCCTATTCCAACTAAACCACTAAGTACCGCCGACCAAATCGGAAAGGTTATCAATACCGTCAAAAGTATTTCAAAATTAGCAATTACTCCCATAGAAAAAATGTTTGTTATATATTGCACAATAACTCCCCATAACATGAATACCTGTGTGAACAATAATACTGCCAACATTTTCCCAAAGAATATTTCTTTTATATTTAAAGGTGATGCCAAAAGGTATGAGATGTTTTTATTTTCCTTCTCTCGTTGAAAGCTGATCCAACCAAATGAATAAGGAACGCAAAAAGTAACTATAAAAGAGGAGATAAGAATAGGGTTAAATTTATTTGAACTATCCAAATTAAACGTTATTACAAAGATAGTAATAACCGTCAAAAGAGAAAAAAATTGAAATCGTTTCCTTATGAACATTCGTAACTCTTTTTTAATTAGGGCTCTCATCATTCTTCGTCCTCCTTCACGATATAAGTATATATATCCTCAAGCGTTACTTTTTCTTCTTCCACCCTTTCAACGTCTATTCCTTTATTCACGAGATATCGAACTACTGATGATGGACTTATTTTATCTCCAGAGAGCATCAACTCTTTTTCCCCTATTATATTTACTTCAGAATCCTTGGAAATCTCATTTACTATATTCTTGGGAATTTTATTACTTACCTTTATTGTTACACCCATTCTAACTCCCAAAGCCTCTTTCAATTCTTCCATATTTCCAGTTACAACTATTTGCCCTCTTCTCAAAAGTATTATCCTTGAACATATTCTTTCTATATCGAAAAGATCATGAGAGGTTATTAAAAGCGTTTTTTCTTTATCATGTAAGCTTTTTAAAAATTCTACCATGTTTTTTCTGGCTACAGGATCAAGATTGGACGTTGGTTCATCCATTAAAACAATTGAAGGATCATGCAAAAATGCTCTTGATATGGCTAACTTTTGTTTCATACCTGCGGAAAGTTCCTTTACCAAACTTCCCTTATTTTCATAAAGTCCCCATTGGTTTAGTAATGCTTCTCCCCGTATTTGGGAAACTTCATATAATTCACTCCAGAACTTTATATTTTCATCAACCGTTAAATCATCATATAGACCAGGTCCGTCCAAAATAAAACCTATCTTTTTTCTTTCGCGCTTGGTCATCTTATCAGTATCTACCCCTAAAATTTTTGAAACCCCTTCAGTTGGTTTCAAAAGTCCTAATATTATATTTATCAGGGTAGTTTTTCCTGCACCGTTTGGCCCGATCAATCCTACAATTTCTCCCGCATTTATTGAAATATTTATATCTTTCAAAGCTTCTACCCCATTTTTATAAACCTTTCGAATATCTTTTAATATAATTGTTTCCATAAATCTATTCCCCCCTTCCAAATATTTTTTTGAACAATTCTATAAATGCGTTACAATGTCTTTTAAGTTTTTATCCGTCATTCTGAGCATCTTTGACATACTGTTTCTTAAATAATTCTCGGTAACTTTCATTCTTTTTGTATAATTCTATGTGTGAACCGGAATCCACTATAGTACCATTTGCCATAAAATATATCTTATCTGCTTTTATTATTGTTGAAAGGCGATGAGAAACCAATATTATCGTCATGTCTTTTTCCTTTTCCTTTAGACTTTCAAATATTAATTCTTCAGTGTGTGAATCCATTGCAGAAGTAGCTTCATCCAGCAACAGCATCTTAGGAGGATGTAATAATGTTCGAGCTAAATTGACTCTTTGCTTTTGCCCACTGGATAAGAGCAAACAGTTTTTATTTAAAGACTCTGAAAATTCTGTTAGTTGTGTGATTTCTAGAATCTCATTTATTATACTTTTTTCAACTTTTTCACCTAATAATATATTCTCTTCTATACTTGCATTGAATATAAAAGGAGAACCTTCTACATATTTAATATTTCTTCTTAAATCTGCAAGATCATATTGTGAAAGTTTTAATTTATTTAGCAATATTTCTCCTCTTTGCGGTTTATATAATTCAGTTAATAGTAAAAGTAAAGTGCTTTTCCCTGTTCCGGTTGATCCAACAATGGCTATCTTTTCACCTTTGTTGATTTGTAAATTTATATTCTTTAATATATAATTATTTTCCTCATATGAAAAGAAAACATCGTGGAAATCAATTGTAAATTCTTTTGGAAAGAGCATTCCTTTACGTGTTTTTTCCTCTTCTTGATTTAGTAAAGTTTCAATTCTATCTATTGATGGAAAAGCGGCAGGTGTGGTAGTGAAGAGAAAAGCAAGGTTCCATACTGGGACATATAGCCTTCCAACGAATGTAAAAAAGGCGATCAGCGTTGGAATATCTACTAAACCCCTCATTGATAAAATTGCACCAATGCACAAAATAATAATAGGTAAACCCTCTTCAATATACATAGTTATACTAGTATATAGTTTTTCATAAAAGCTTTTGTTTTTCATAGAGTTATTCCAGTCACGGATCTTGTTTTGAAAAAGATGGTAAAAATAGGTAGTTTTTTCCAATAATCTTATGATAATTGAGGAATTTATCCCTTCTTCTATTGATTTTACAACATTATCGTTTGCCTCTCGTTCTAACAAAGACATACTTTCCATCTTTGGTTTGAACTGCTTTTGGCATAATAAGTATATGGGCAAGGAACAAACAAATATTATGGCTAAATAGGTATTTAATTTAAAAGCGACATAACATCCTACCGAAAATTCAGCTATTGCCTGAAAAACAGATGTGAAAAAAAGTGTTTCTTCTCCAACTATGTCTATATCAGAGGTGAACCGCGCCATCAATTCACCAGATGGCTTCCTTTTATGGTACGAGGCAGGTAATTTTAGAACCTTTAGGTATAATTTCTCACGCAAGCTTCCTTTCACTAACAGTTTCAAAATGTCTCCATGATAATCGCTTAGAAACCAAATGAAACGTGTGAAGGAATAAATAGTAAGAATCAGTAAAGCTGTAATTAAGGCACTTTTCATCCCTTGCCCATCGTTTATTGTTGTAATTTCTTGCATCAAGTTTTCGATTAAAAATGGAGTCACAGCTACTAATGGTATTGATGAGAAAATCAGTATGAAATTTATGAATAACTCTTTTTTAAAGCGAGAAACCTCTTTCCAAAGAAAATAAAGGGCTTTTTTATATTTCATTAAAGTTCCTCCAATGTAACAAATTCTTAGTCATACAATTCGTTAGTGAAGAAAACTTTATAAGTTTCAAGTGTTTTTTAATTGAATTCAAATATGCATTGATAAAGTATTACAAAGGAACCATCTGCTGTTTCTTTTTATGGTTTTGAAGTGGAATAAAGAGAAGAGTTCATCAAAATTAGCAGCAATTTTTAATTGAAAAACGCCCAGCATGGGCGCCTTTAAAAAAATTATTTCAATAACTTTTTCAGTTCTTCTAATGAATTCTGCTCCCCTTCGCCCAGAAATTTATCTGCCAATGTATTCATCACACTCTGTAACCCGCTAATTTTGTTATTTTATGTATCCTTCTTTTTTTAAGAAATATTGAGATAAATTTAGTATTCTTTTGTCTTTCATTAGGTCTTTGAAAAATTGTTCGTATTCTGGTTCGCTTTTGTACCATTTGTGTATTAAGTCTAAAAAACCGATATCTTCATCATCTTGCTTTATATACAACCTTGCATAGCCGTATCTGTTCCATATATTTATCTGAACCATGTAATCATATGATAAGGATTCTATGATTCCTTTTAGTGTTTCTCTGTCTTTTTGTATAGCTTCTTTTTCTTTTTCTAAAATTGAGAGAAGGAAAAACAAGAATCCTTCTCCCAGTTCATCAATAATTAATTCATTTTTTTTAGTTGTTTCTTCGTCAAAGTCATAGAAATCATCGTTTTTTTGGAGCGCGTAGCCGGGTACTATTTCAAAGGTTTTTAAGATTTTTAGTAATTGCACTATTTCTTTTTTGCTTCTCGCTTCTTTTCTGAATCTAAGAATGTTTTCTCTTTCATAAGTTTCAAATTTGAGTTTGTCTAAAACTTCAAGTTGGTTGTCGGTGAGCGCCTCTAAATAGTAACCTAAGTACAGTTTAATCAATATAAATTCTCCTACAGTCTGAATATTTTCAACTGTTCCGAGAGCTCTTCTGATAAAGTAGAGAGTTCTTGAGCGTTCTTTTCAATCTTCTTTGCGTCTTCTTTTTGGTTGTTAATTAAATTGGTTACTTCATTCAAACTTTCGCTTATAGACGTTACCGCTTGTGCTACTCTGTCCATGGCCGAGCTCATTTCTTCGGTACTTGCACTTTGTTCTTGCGAGGTTGCTGTTAAGTTGTCTATTCCACTGTTTAGATTTTTTACCATGTTTAAAATTTGCTGAAATTTGTTGTTTATACCGCTCATTTGATCATTGATGTTTTGTATTATCCCAACTGTTTCGTTTGTGCTATCATTTACAACGTTGGTGCTGTTTTTAATACCTTCAAGCATTTTTTCGATTTGAGAAGTTGCATTTTTGGAATCTTCTGCCAAACTTCTTATTTCATCTGCTACAACTGCGAATCCTTTTCCTGCTTCTCCTGCTCTTGCGGCCTCTATAGCTGCATTCAAAGCTAAAAGGTTTGTTTGCTCTGTTATAGAATTTATCGTGTTAACAATCTTGCCGATGTTTTCAGATCTTTCTATTAAGGCTTTTACTACATTCTGCGTTTTTCTGGATTTATCCACTGCTTCTTTTATTGTTTTATCTATCGATTTTATAGATTCAAGTCCTTCGTTAGCGGCGTTTTCTGTTTCTGAAGCAGCGGTGTTGAGTTCTTGCGCTGATTTAGAAACATTTTGGGCGGCTGCTGATATTTCCTGAATACCTGAGGTAACCTCTTCAACGGAGGCGGAAGTATCTTCCGCATTTTCACTTATTTCAGCAGCCTTTTCCGAAAGGGTTTCTGCTGATTGAGAACTATTTTTAGAAATGTTAAGTAATTCCATAGCAGAACTGTCAATCTTTAAGGAGCCTTCTCTTATTGAGTTTATAGAATTTTTCCACGCGTTTATTGCTTGATTTAATGAATCTGCCATTTCTCCAATTTCGTCTTTTGAGTTTATTTCAATGGAAGTTGATAAATTACCTTTTTCTATCTCTGAAAGATATATCTTAAATTTGTTTATCGGTTTTATAATGTAGTAAGTAACGAATAAAATACCAACTATTACCGCAACTACGGTTATTATTATGAAGAGTATGAGAGAGAACATGGTGGTAGCTCTTACTTCACTGAATAAATTTTCAGTATCAACTTGAGTAATCACCGTCCAATTTGGGTCACTAATTTTATCATAAGCTAAAAAAGTTGATCCGTTTTGAATATACATAGAGCCACTTTTTTGAGTTAAATTTTTAAAGTATTCTTCTTTTGAAATATCTTGACCGATTTTATCGCTTTGAGGATGAAAGATAACCTGACCATTTTGGTTTATTACAAAAATCGTTTCTCCTGTCCCTAAATTCTTACTAATAATTTCATAAATCTTGGACATAGATAGTATTATTGTCATTGCTCCAACTATTTCATTTTTAGCGTTTTTTATAGTTTTTGAAAGACTAACTACAGTATCACCTGTTACTGCATGCACGTAAGGATCTGATACTGCAACTTCTTGTGGCTTTTGAAGGGCGTTTTTGTACCATGGCCTTATTCTTGGATCATAATCACTTGATTTTCTCTCTTCCATTTCTACTGGTCTTACAAAAACATCCCCATTTTTTGAACCTACCCAAATCTCTGTGAATTCAGGGTATTCATCAATTAAATTTTGGAGCTTTTGATACATTCTTTTTCTTTCTTCTTGTGATTGCTCAAGCAAATTGATGACATCGGGATCATTAGCGATTGAAGAAGTAACTTTTTTGAGATCATTCATGTACTGAGCTAAAAAGTTGGCAGTTTGGAAATTGTTTACCTCAATTAACTGAGACCTGTCTTCTTTTAAAATATTGCTATAATTTAATGATGAATATGTAATAAAAAACGCCATAGGTACAACGGATACCAAGATGATTAAAAGTGCCATTTTCCATTTTAGTGTCATATTTATCCCCTGCCTTTAATTTTTTATATTGCCTTTAGAAATTTTATAGCGCCCTTTCACCCCGCACCTCTGCTTTTTCTACCAACAAGTTTTTTAACTTTTTCGCCAAAGTTTCATAGGAAAAGTATTTCTTTCCCAGTTCAAAATTCTTTTGGACAATCTTTGAAGCCCTTTGGGTATCAAATAGAATTTTAAAAATTTCTTCTTTTGCCTT contains:
- a CDS encoding ATP-binding cassette domain-containing protein, with translation MNLTNLRKIISFYSLIGKRRLIPILIGGFLATSSIVFGFFIPLLVRNIIDGLTINMQMEWNSIYLLAILYTASFILTYIGDQIYLREKFKAAADLSNRIFKLSFFFPWKKLKQQGSAYYASLINNQLNEAFVVLDYGFIRNIFVLIRMVLILVMVFAWSKFFFFLYVVNVAIVGLYTNIIDRVSHRPYSRGYELMRQATNFIVETFENLHEIFAGEAKSKRENEYERIYQKITNSVVEAEIPRSRFDKLMVDLPDYFSRLIILVYGSFLVINGRMTVGTIWALWTYFSFVTEPLYLFRELARIAVRVSANLDTILKYFDEAEHAQKNYTKNEIFPVPKVPVYSLKDVSFGFEPDKPFLKKISLNVQHGETIAIVGLSGEGKSILLNILLGLEQNYEGEVRILGNELKGTYPLAVFKYVGYYSQTVGIFNETLESNIVMGRKLDEERLEKVIDDLKLDHLKGRLLGEGGSFVSGGEKQRIQLARLFYAEKDVVVVDEPLTNLDTINESILLEKLEDYLSTRSGIIISHKPNVISLANRVFVLKNGTVAATGSFSELMSGDDTFKGIIESYLSSANEIGRKKMG
- a CDS encoding MFS transporter yields the protein MNQNKSNPEKSMTKFMIIWIGQFVSILGSGLTTFGLSVWVLETTGSAMTFTMTVLMRILPGIIFAPIAGTFADRKNRKNIIIFTDAFDALLKIFMIILLITGQMKLWMIFPINFISAVFGTFQSPAFTASIPEIVPKKNLGRANGMMQLIPSIQNIIAPVVAGALYPLIDLSGLLTIDFITFFVAIGTVLSQKIPQPVIEDKRVNMGNIINDFKYTLTYLKRKQGFFSLIAVFALLNFIANLCIVLVGPIIMGNYNSVIYGMVNSISGIALVLGGLVASVIPTIKNRVKVIFIGLILSGIGLCVMGVSPLWYIIGVGFFIFMLPVPFTNATLGTIMQLKIEGNVLGRVGAVIDGLLKIITPVAIVLSGVLAEKVFNPLLIDGGTLANTWIGSLIGVGKNRGIGLMFILSGLTLIVVCVLMLFNKVVMNLEENNPDAVLD
- a CDS encoding MFS transporter — translated: MGRFGKSIKLDSTIMKYYFIIMLYEGIDKLFGTVYVAHMGIRGLTSFQIGQVLAISSIALSIFDYPTGNIADKYGRKRSLVLGFFIWSIGLLVFFQASNLFTFILSILLWAVGVSLISGTPGAWFVDEITKEGRSHLKTKVFPNANAISLIFGAIVALLSSLLAIGRPDFPLLVAGIMGLGTSIILIFILNENYGDRAISFRKALVRNTIDIFKSTTMRLILIRSMTGRIAFQTFVMIWQLYMVKELKLPTAYLGFTMAIFLVVLAVGNSLAGILLKRFEGVKVSIMGQGLIAIGSITIASHTSIVAFYIGACLIELGLGIDMSASSVWVHDLIPSERRASYISAISAAGSLFGFTIPLVSGYIADQIGFRYNWLLAFIGSIITITLLIKIGVTIRAVREGVQNVEKSK
- a CDS encoding ABC transporter ATP-binding protein, with translation MVGKLTVKSGSKFYKYRPLCLEGDGFDMDIIEIKNLCKEYKGKEEAALRNIDISIKEGETFGLLGPNGAGKTTMVRLILNILKPTKGTIKVFGVDVTSKEYDKKRKKIGFMLESLGVSYILTGYENMEFFDRIYYEDSSPSERKERIESLLTFAGLWEVKDKPVATYSHGMTRRLTLARALICDPTLIFLDEPTLGLDPEARTLIREMLLALKKEGKTVFLTSHDLEEVEKICSNIAIINHGEMVAQGSYEELKSRFSARRTVVKVKEIGPWVEELSKEMKIEIDGNTIYIEGNDSGRIFEVLAKTGVKVQEMKTEEEGLEDLYLKLLKSEPEARKGLVTRALKGVKR
- a CDS encoding ABC transporter permease, with the protein product MMRALIKKELRMFIRKRFQFFSLLTVITIFVITFNLDSSNKFNPILISSFIVTFCVPYSFGWISFQREKENKNISYLLASPLNIKEIFFGKMLAVLLFTQVFMLWGVIVQYITNIFSMGVIANFEILLTVLITFPIWSAVLSGLVGIGLLVFDNPFIVRILLFLFLIFVGMNGNLWEKLIILENWQNLILIFLGLMAILGIIYFVDIFGKRLMVE
- a CDS encoding ABC transporter ATP-binding protein, which gives rise to METIILKDIRKVYKNGVEALKDINISINAGEIVGLIGPNGAGKTTLINIILGLLKPTEGVSKILGVDTDKMTKRERKKIGFILDGPGLYDDLTVDENIKFWSELYEVSQIRGEALLNQWGLYENKGSLVKELSAGMKQKLAISRAFLHDPSIVLMDEPTSNLDPVARKNMVEFLKSLHDKEKTLLITSHDLFDIERICSRIILLRRGQIVVTGNMEELKEALGVRMGVTIKVSNKIPKNIVNEISKDSEVNIIGEKELMLSGDKISPSSVVRYLVNKGIDVERVEEEKVTLEDIYTYIVKEDEE